In Anguilla rostrata isolate EN2019 chromosome 1, ASM1855537v3, whole genome shotgun sequence, a genomic segment contains:
- the chrm5a gene encoding muscarinic acetylcholine receptor M5a has translation MGAEELSNSTICGNASDIQPIGHSLWEVITIATVSAIVSLITIIGNILVMLSFKVNSQLKTVNNYYLLSLAFADLIIGVFSMNLYTSYILMGYWSLGSLACDLWLAVDYVASNASVMNLLVISFDRYFSITRPLTYRAKRTPKRAGIMIGLAWLVSFILWAPPILCWQYFVGKRTVPAKQCQIQFFSEPVITFGTAIAAFYIPVSIMTILYCRIYKETEKRTKDLAELQGLNSSADTSRAKPQKTIIRSCFNCKQPPNASRDRNQASWSSSNAAKSAALSSDEWSKADQVTTFNSYASSEDEERPVSPSIFQAAYKNQACGHNESIVGSETEQLSSNEEGSYFPSLPKSSSQKSKKCVSYKFKPVTKEGSSQQSKNGDTKMAPSSCSSAESMGAPSTSSSAKPMDTNLKNQITKRKRMVLIKEKKAAQTLSAILLAFILTWTPYNIMVLISTFCSDCIPMSLWHLGYWLCYVNSTVNPMCYALCNKTFQKTFRMLLFCQWKKKRAEEKLYWYGQNPAAGGKLT, from the coding sequence ATGGGAGCTGAGGAGCTGTCAAACTCTACTATCTGTGGCAATGCATCAGATATCCAGCCAATCGGACACAGTCTATGGGAGGTCATAACCATAGCAACTGTATCGGCCATAGTGAGTTTGATCACAATAATTGGCAACATTCTTGTGATGCTATCCTTTAAGGTCAACAGCCAATTAAAGACCGTGAACAATTACTACTTGCTGAGCTTAGCTTTTGCAGACCTCATCATTGGAGTGTTTTCCATGAATTTATATACCTCTTACATTCTGATGGGATACTGGTCACTGGGGAGCTTAGCGTGTGACTTGTGGTTAGCTGTGGATTATGTGGCCAGCAATGCCTCTGTAATGAACCTGCTGGTTATCAGCTTTGACAGGTACTTTTCCATTACAAGGCCACTGACTTACAGAGCGAAGCGAACTCCAAAACGGGCAGGGATCATGATAGGTTTGGCTTGGCTTGTGTCTTTCATCTTGTGGGCTCCTCCCATTTTATGCTGGCAGTATTTTGTTGGAAAAAGAACAGTTCCAGCCAAGCAGTGCCAGATCCAGTTTTTCTCTGAGCCGGTGATCACGTTTGGGACAGCCATTGCTGCTTTCTACATTCCAGTCTCTATTATGACCATTCTGTACTGCCGGATCTACAAGGAAACAGAAAAACGCACCAAGGACTTGGCTGAGCTTCAAGGTCTAAACTCTTCAGCTGACACCAGCAGGGCTAAACCCCAGAAGACTATCATAAGATCCTGTTTCAACTGTAAACAGCCCCCTAATGCCTCTCGAGATAGGAACCAGGCTTCCTGGTCCTCTTCAAACGCTGCCAAGTCAGCAGCTTTGTCTAGTGATGAGTGGTCCAAAGCTGACCAGGTGACCACCTTCAACAGCTATGCCTCCTCAGAGGACGAAGAGCGCCCTGTCTCACCAAGTATCTTCCAAGCAGCTTACAAGAACCAGGCCTGCGGTCACAATGAAAGCATTGTTGGTAGCGAGACTGAGCAGCTGAGCAGTAATGAAGAAGGCAGTTACTTCCCTTCCCTGCCTAAGAGCAGCTCTCAGAAAAGCAAGAAGTGTGTCTCTTACAAGTTCAAACCAGTCACCAAAGAGGGCAGTTCTCAGCAGAGCAAAAATGGGGACACTAAAATGGCACCGTCCTCATGCTCCTCAGCAGAGTCTATGGGCGcaccctccacctcctcctctgccaAACCCATGGACACCAATCTGAAGAACCAGATCACCAAGAGAAAGCGAATGGTCCTCATAAAGGAGAAGAAGGCAGCCCAGACACTTAGTGCCATTCTTCTAGCCTTCATTCTCACCTGGACCCCCTACAACATCATGGTGCTCATCTCCACTTTCTGCTCTGACTGCATTCCTATGTCTCTCTGGCACCTGGGATATTGGCTCTGCTATGTCAACAGCACTGTTAACCCAATGTGCTATGCCCTCTGCAACAAGACTTTTCAGAAGACCTTTCGCATGCTACTCTTCTGtcaatggaagaaaaaaagggcAGAGGAAAAGCTATACTGGTACGGGCAAAACCCAGCTGCTGGTGGAAAACTGACGTAA
- the zgc:194887 gene encoding fibrinogen-like protein 1-like protein: protein MWCNMESSVVWLRCLLLSVLCLMEAHSKLPPAENIHVLSPEEHKLVLNVGDEEFPRDCYEIWQSSGGQARDGVYLIRPTGSLILVYCAMQDGGWTVVQHITVNSSVDFDRTWTEYKLGFGALTGDHWLGNEYLHQITSRPGRFKLAVKLVDKDAVTKFGEYDPVLVENEEAQYRLRLGLFQGTAMDALTQDTENYLHDNQKFTTKDRDNDNYFQNCAKLEFQGVPGGGWWYDACAGANLNRRNVLYWQKDCNKEHLCKYVWMMVKPSDVVKVIYGGCKKDEL, encoded by the exons ATGTGGTGTAACATGGAGAGTTCAGTTGTCTGGTTGAGGTGtctgctgctgtctgttctcTGTTTGATGGAAGCACACTCCAAACTTCCTCCTGCAGAGAACATCCATGTGCTTTCCCCTGAAGAACACAAACTAGTGCTCAACGTGGGAGATGAAG AGTTCCCTCGAGACTGCTATGAGATCTGGCAGAGTTCTGGAGGCCAGGCCCGGGACGGGGTCTATCTGATTCGACCAACGGGGTCCCTCATTCTGGTCTATTGCGCCATGCAGGATGGAGGTTGGACTGTGGTGCAGCACATTACTGTCAACAGCAGCGTGGACTTTGACCGCACCTGGACCGAATACAAGCTGGGCTTCGGCGCCCTTACCGGTGACCACTGGCTGGGCAACGAATACCTCCACCAGATCACCAGCAGACCCGGCCGGTTCAAGCTGGCCGTCAAGCTGGTGGACAAGGATGCGGTCACCAAGTTCGGGGAGTATGACCCGGTCCTGGTGGAGAACGAAGAGGCCCAGTACCGGCTTCGCCTCGGCCTCTTCCAGGGCACGGCCATGGACGCACTCACCCAGGACACAGAGAACTATCTACACGACAACCAGAAGTTCACCACCAAGGACCGCGACAACGACAACTACTTCCAGAACTGTGCCAAGCTGGAGTTCCAGGGAGTGCCGGGAGGAGGGTGGTGGTATGATGCCTGCGCGGGGGCCAACCTCAACCGTCGGAATGTCCTCTACTGGCAGAAGGACTGCAATAAAGAGCACCTCTGCAAGTACGTCTGGATGATGGTGAAGCCCTCGGATGTTGTTAAGGTCATCTACGGAGGATGTAAGAAGGATGAGCTGTGA